One segment of Clostridium botulinum DNA contains the following:
- a CDS encoding phage tail protein has translation MAEQFYTILTKLGKAKIANSAALGSKVDFVKLKIGDGGGKYYNPTENQDELINQVWEGNIGSVKIDKENSNWVIVETVIPSDVGGFFIREAGIYDDEDNLIAISKLAETYKPLASEGSSKDLIIRVILEVSNAENVTLKIDPTVILATKKDVQVLESNINKKIDDINSSLKDIANDSYPIVEATGTNSYIGSSARITSLNKGTRCTLFVGSNAIGNCSLNLNNYGAKNIKDSFGNIVNNLKANIPYNLCYNGSDFILQGKGGGGNATADKLLSGSTATVDSGPITGTMPNQGSKTASLNCGGSYIIPVGYHNGNGKVTANSLASQTPGNATPDNIIQGLTAWVNGNKITGNATIENLGGTNKKSGTLTMNKETTINIQLGFKPNFVLVKSTNYSLKSTCFLHITNANFSWVYPGTYWIYGSGPSNDNFAIRYSENNELYFGIVPNDTGFNLSYNKGDNSTTVSYVACIL, from the coding sequence ATGGCAGAACAATTTTATACTATCTTGACTAAGCTAGGAAAAGCCAAGATAGCAAATAGTGCAGCATTAGGAAGCAAGGTTGATTTTGTAAAGCTTAAAATAGGGGATGGTGGAGGCAAATATTATAATCCTACTGAAAATCAAGATGAATTAATAAATCAAGTATGGGAAGGCAATATTGGAAGTGTGAAAATTGACAAAGAAAACTCTAATTGGGTTATAGTAGAAACTGTAATACCATCAGATGTTGGTGGATTCTTTATTAGAGAAGCAGGTATTTACGACGATGAAGATAATTTAATTGCAATAAGTAAGCTTGCTGAAACTTACAAGCCACTTGCAAGTGAAGGAAGTAGTAAAGATTTAATAATTAGAGTTATTTTAGAGGTCAGTAATGCAGAAAATGTAACATTAAAAATAGATCCTACAGTTATACTTGCAACAAAAAAAGATGTACAAGTTTTAGAAAGTAATATTAATAAAAAAATAGATGATATTAATTCATCCTTGAAAGATATTGCGAACGATAGTTATCCAATAGTAGAAGCAACTGGAACTAATTCTTATATAGGTTCTAGTGCAAGAATAACTAGCTTAAATAAAGGTACAAGATGTACTTTGTTTGTAGGAAGTAACGCTATTGGAAACTGTAGTTTGAATTTAAATAATTATGGCGCTAAAAATATTAAAGACTCTTTTGGTAATATAGTAAATAATCTTAAAGCTAATATTCCATACAACCTATGTTATAATGGCTCGGATTTTATATTACAGGGTAAAGGAGGTGGTGGAAATGCTACAGCCGATAAGTTGTTAAGTGGTTCTACAGCAACAGTGGATAGTGGACCTATAACAGGAACTATGCCAAATCAAGGATCAAAAACTGCAAGTTTAAACTGTGGAGGAAGCTATATAATACCCGTTGGATATCATAATGGGAATGGTAAAGTTACAGCTAATAGTTTAGCTAGTCAAACTCCTGGGAATGCTACTCCAGATAATATAATACAAGGTTTAACAGCTTGGGTAAATGGAAATAAAATCACTGGAAATGCTACTATAGAGAATTTAGGTGGAACTAATAAAAAATCAGGAACTCTTACTATGAATAAGGAAACAACAATTAATATACAGTTAGGATTTAAACCTAATTTTGTTCTTGTTAAAAGTACTAATTATAGTTTAAAAAGTACATGTTTTCTTCATATAACAAATGCTAATTTTTCTTGGGTATATCCAGGAACATATTGGATATATGGGAGTGGTCCAAGTAATGATAACTTTGCTATTCGTTATAGTGAAAATAATGAACTCTATTTTGGTATAGTTCCTAACGATACAGGATTTAATTTATCATATAATAAGGGTGATAATAGTACAACAGTAAGCTATGTCGCTTGTATATTATAA
- a CDS encoding phage tail protein I, translating into MELNNIDLLSLQTSYLQQDLFVKALCKAIEPYFKILDEKTKLTYIYGRIEELDEETIDSLAWQFHVDFYDYTLSLETKKELVKNSIRLHKIKGTPVAVEEAATTVFGRTRLKEWFEYGGEPYYFSLDIDITDRGASPSELKKLDTLINAYKNKRSWTDVLNIYLSVKGKSYIGITTMQGEAMTVYPWSPKDIESKGKINISLLEINGVEEITTYPRKEKI; encoded by the coding sequence ATGGAACTTAACAATATTGATTTATTAAGTTTACAAACTTCATATCTACAACAGGATCTATTTGTGAAGGCACTATGCAAAGCTATTGAACCATATTTTAAAATACTAGATGAGAAAACTAAATTAACATATATTTATGGGAGAATTGAGGAATTAGATGAAGAAACTATTGATTCGTTAGCATGGCAATTTCATGTAGATTTTTATGATTATACTTTATCATTAGAGACTAAAAAAGAACTTGTTAAAAATTCAATACGATTGCATAAAATAAAAGGCACTCCAGTTGCAGTTGAAGAAGCTGCAACAACTGTATTTGGACGAACTCGATTAAAAGAGTGGTTTGAATATGGTGGGGAGCCTTATTATTTTTCACTTGATATAGATATAACAGATAGAGGTGCTTCACCAAGTGAATTAAAAAAGTTAGATACTTTAATAAATGCTTATAAAAACAAACGATCATGGACCGATGTATTAAATATATATCTTTCAGTTAAGGGAAAGTCTTATATTGGAATAACAACAATGCAAGGAGAAGCAATGACAGTATATCCATGGAGTCCTAAAGATATTGAATCTAAAGGTAAAATAAATATATCATTGCTAGAAATAAATGGAGTAGAAGAAATTACAACATATCCAAGAAAGGAGAAAATTTAA
- a CDS encoding baseplate J/gp47 family protein — protein sequence MINFININPETIFEDMLTTVETELEEKIHDGDERKLFLRSLMPIVVGIANKINDTANQNLLENARKEKLDAIAKDYHTTSRLQATYSFCKGKVKLSTIQNENITIKAGTKVTPDGITMFKVKEDTIIPKGILESDIILIAVSPGEKYNGFEIGKINYIVDPIAYVEKIYNTEISKSGSDIEDDKSYRKRARLAMEGKSTAGPDGAYEYFAYSADNSISGVKVTSPSPGTVKIFVVVDDGEIPSQEILDKVYKECSPKDRRPLTDKVEIGTPTVNNYDIELTYYIDKNFPTSEGKWRKAIEGENLNFVDGAIRDFIKWQQSEIGKPINPDELKYQIQNAAAIEVDNRRISGVRRIEVKSPIHKIIGENEIAKVTNIKVTYGGVE from the coding sequence TTGATTAATTTTATAAATATTAATCCTGAAACAATATTTGAAGATATGTTAACTACTGTAGAAACAGAACTTGAGGAAAAAATACATGATGGTGATGAAAGAAAGCTTTTTTTACGCTCATTAATGCCAATAGTAGTAGGAATAGCAAATAAAATAAATGATACTGCAAACCAAAATCTATTAGAAAACGCAAGAAAAGAAAAGTTAGATGCAATAGCCAAAGATTATCATACTACAAGTAGATTACAAGCAACATATTCATTTTGTAAAGGAAAAGTAAAATTATCTACTATCCAAAATGAAAATATTACAATAAAAGCTGGAACTAAAGTTACACCAGATGGTATAACTATGTTTAAAGTTAAAGAGGATACTATTATTCCAAAAGGAATTTTAGAATCAGATATTATCCTTATAGCAGTATCACCTGGAGAAAAATACAATGGTTTTGAAATTGGAAAAATTAATTACATTGTTGATCCTATAGCATATGTAGAAAAAATTTATAATACTGAAATATCTAAGTCCGGTTCAGATATTGAAGATGATAAATCATATAGAAAAAGAGCCAGATTAGCAATGGAGGGTAAAAGCACAGCTGGACCAGATGGAGCGTATGAATATTTTGCATATTCTGCAGATAATTCTATTTCAGGAGTTAAAGTAACCTCACCAAGTCCAGGAACAGTTAAAATATTTGTTGTAGTAGATGATGGTGAAATTCCATCACAAGAAATATTAGATAAGGTATATAAAGAATGTTCTCCTAAAGATAGACGACCACTCACAGATAAAGTAGAGATAGGAACTCCAACAGTTAACAATTATGATATTGAATTAACATATTATATAGATAAAAATTTTCCAACAAGTGAAGGTAAATGGAGAAAGGCTATTGAAGGTGAAAATTTAAATTTTGTAGATGGAGCAATAAGAGATTTTATAAAATGGCAACAAAGTGAAATAGGAAAGCCTATAAATCCTGATGAACTAAAATATCAAATTCAAAATGCTGCAGCAATTGAAGTTGATAATAGAAGAATTTCAGGAGTTAGGAGAATTGAAGTTAAATCACCAATTCATAAAATTATAGGAGAAAATGAAATAGCAAAAGTTACAAATATAAAAGTAACTTATGGAGGTGTGGAATAA